Proteins encoded together in one Pseudomonas sp. Seg1 window:
- the flgK gene encoding flagellar hook-associated protein FlgK, translating to MSLLNIGMSGLSASQSSLATTGNNIANVDTAGYSRQQTVQGTKASQQVGNVFIGTGTTLADVRRVYNSYLETQLHTATSLNSEAASYLAQAKPLDGTLSDVNTGLTGVLQKFFTSMQSVSTSATDDTSRQTVLTGAQALTGRFNSIAKQLNDQNTTINGNLTDMTAQVNKLANSIAGLNQKIGEISTSGGQPNDLLDSRNEAVRQLSELTGAQVVERGTSFDVYIGTGQPLVIGNTTNTLSTVASKDDPTRMAIQMDRGSSVIDITSAMSGGEIGGLLTYRKEVLDPSLNELGRVALVIADQINSQQAQGIDKNGDFGAAIFNNINSAALISQRSIAQSGNSAGSGNLDVTIKDTGKLTTSDYQVTFTSATDYTVKRSDGTAMGAFSTTTNPPPVIDGFTLALKGGALSAGDTFKVTPTRNAAASIQTVLTDPKKIAAAGPLTGVASAAGLGTYTQPTLSDSINIYNPTAQADMQAALKNSTPVKLVFGDPSGGSQSYKFVDAKGGTISSGTIVPGQANTLNLKVGIVDASGNPVLDTSVTPNVQKTFTVQTTVGGTPKPGETFTMNLTGAASSDNRNAQALVGLQTKQTVDTGSASKGISLTDAYNKLVTNVGTKTAQGISDGEATSAILKQAADSRDSLSGVNLDEETGNLVKYQQYYTASSQIIKAAQETFATLINSL from the coding sequence ATGAGTTTGCTCAATATCGGGATGTCGGGGCTGTCGGCTAGCCAGTCCTCTCTGGCTACGACAGGCAACAACATTGCCAACGTCGATACCGCCGGTTATTCACGCCAGCAAACCGTGCAAGGCACCAAGGCCTCGCAGCAAGTCGGCAACGTTTTCATCGGCACGGGGACCACCCTGGCCGACGTGCGCCGGGTCTACAACTCGTACCTGGAAACCCAGTTGCACACGGCGACCTCGCTCAACAGCGAAGCAGCGTCGTATCTGGCGCAAGCCAAGCCACTGGACGGCACGCTGTCGGACGTCAACACCGGCCTGACCGGTGTGCTGCAAAAATTCTTCACCTCTATGCAGAGCGTATCGACCTCGGCCACCGATGACACTTCCCGTCAAACGGTGCTGACCGGCGCACAGGCACTGACTGGCCGTTTCAACTCCATCGCCAAGCAGTTGAACGACCAGAACACCACCATCAACGGCAACCTGACCGACATGACCGCCCAGGTGAACAAGCTGGCCAACTCGATTGCCGGCCTGAACCAGAAGATCGGTGAGATTTCTACCAGTGGCGGTCAGCCGAACGATCTGCTCGACAGCCGTAACGAAGCCGTACGCCAGTTGTCCGAACTGACCGGCGCGCAGGTCGTTGAGCGTGGCACCAGTTTCGACGTGTATATCGGCACCGGCCAGCCGCTGGTGATCGGCAACACCACCAACACCCTGAGCACCGTTGCGAGCAAGGATGACCCGACGCGCATGGCGATCCAGATGGATCGCGGTTCGAGCGTCATCGATATCACCTCGGCGATGAGCGGTGGTGAAATCGGTGGTCTGCTGACCTATCGCAAAGAAGTCCTCGATCCGTCGCTGAACGAACTGGGGCGCGTGGCCCTGGTTATCGCCGATCAGATCAACAGCCAGCAAGCCCAGGGCATCGACAAGAACGGTGACTTCGGCGCGGCGATTTTCAACAACATCAACAGTGCGGCGCTGATCAGTCAGCGCAGTATCGCGCAGTCGGGCAACAGCGCAGGCTCGGGCAACCTTGACGTCACCATCAAGGACACCGGCAAGCTGACCACCAGCGATTATCAGGTCACGTTCACCAGCGCTACTGACTACACCGTCAAGCGCTCGGACGGCACCGCCATGGGCGCCTTCAGCACGACGACCAATCCGCCACCGGTGATCGACGGTTTCACGCTGGCACTCAAGGGCGGCGCGTTGAGCGCTGGCGACACCTTCAAGGTGACCCCGACCCGTAACGCTGCAGCGAGCATTCAGACCGTACTCACCGATCCGAAGAAAATCGCTGCAGCCGGTCCACTGACCGGTGTGGCCAGCGCTGCCGGTTTGGGCACCTACACCCAGCCGACGCTCAGCGACAGCATCAACATCTACAACCCGACTGCTCAGGCCGATATGCAGGCGGCATTGAAGAATTCGACACCGGTAAAACTGGTGTTCGGCGATCCGAGCGGCGGCAGTCAGTCTTACAAGTTCGTCGACGCGAAGGGCGGAACCATCAGCTCCGGCACCATCGTTCCGGGGCAGGCCAACACCCTGAACCTGAAAGTGGGCATCGTCGATGCCAGCGGCAACCCGGTGCTGGACACGAGCGTCACGCCTAACGTGCAGAAAACCTTCACCGTGCAAACCACGGTTGGCGGTACGCCGAAACCGGGCGAAACCTTCACCATGAACCTGACCGGTGCGGCGTCTTCGGATAACCGCAACGCCCAGGCGCTGGTCGGCCTGCAAACCAAGCAGACCGTCGACACCGGCTCGGCGAGCAAGGGCATCAGCCTGACCGACGCCTACAACAAACTGGTGACCAATGTCGGCACCAAGACCGCGCAAGGCATCTCCGACGGTGAAGCCACCTCGGCAATCCTGAAGCAGGCCGCCGACTCGCGCGATTCGTTGTCCGGGGTCAACCTGGATGAAGAAACCGGCAATCTGGTCAAATACCAGCAGTACTACACAGCGTCTTCGCAGATCATCAAAGCTGCGCAGGAAACTTTCGCCACGCTGATCAACAGCCTTTAA
- a CDS encoding flagellar hook-associated protein 3, which yields MRISTAQYYGTQASDYQRNFNKALATASEASSLQRINTAADDPVGAGRLLQLGQQAAMLDQYKTNVDTTTNSLNVQESTLDSITTALARAKELALAANTGTRTDKDRQAYASELSQIQQQVLGLMNSKDANGNYMFSGSKTDTAPYSQNADGTYTYNGDQTTINLGIGDGMTVGTNTTGWDAFQQTINTGRTSTNMTAPAVDDGRVVLSSGTVGNVATYNSKFSGGQPYTVSFVSSTQLQITDALGNDVTAEASQNGAIVNTTGTNQSVSFRGVDLKLNINLKAGDTNPDAVIAGHSFQLSTQPDSFTTARSPGNPSTAVITGSTITDQSAYTNAFPQGGAVLKFTSATAFDLYAAPVTADSKPVSSGTVAGGNATAAGVTFALGNTPAAGDQFSIQPNNHQTQNVLDTLGQMITALNTPIDGDDVAKQKFQGVMESGLGNIDAATNQIGASVTTIGARGQALEMQTATNLSLSTANTTTQGSIRDSDPAEVMTRLTLQQTMLQAAQLAFSKISQLGLFNKI from the coding sequence ATGCGCATTTCCACCGCTCAGTATTACGGAACGCAAGCTTCGGATTATCAGCGTAACTTCAATAAGGCGCTGGCCACTGCCAGCGAGGCGAGCAGCCTGCAACGCATCAACACCGCAGCCGATGATCCGGTTGGCGCCGGTCGCTTGCTGCAACTGGGTCAGCAGGCAGCGATGCTGGATCAGTACAAGACCAACGTCGACACCACCACAAATTCGTTGAATGTGCAGGAGTCCACGCTGGATTCCATCACCACCGCACTGGCGCGTGCCAAGGAACTCGCCCTGGCCGCCAACACCGGCACGCGCACCGACAAGGATCGCCAGGCTTACGCTTCGGAACTGAGTCAGATCCAGCAACAAGTGCTGGGCTTGATGAACTCCAAGGATGCCAACGGCAACTACATGTTCTCCGGTTCGAAGACCGATACCGCGCCGTACTCGCAGAATGCCGACGGCACTTACACCTACAACGGTGACCAGACCACGATCAACCTGGGCATCGGCGACGGTATGACGGTCGGCACCAACACCACCGGTTGGGATGCCTTTCAGCAGACCATCAACACCGGCCGCACCAGCACCAACATGACGGCTCCTGCAGTGGATGACGGCCGTGTCGTGCTGTCCAGCGGTACCGTTGGCAATGTTGCCACCTACAACTCCAAGTTCTCCGGTGGTCAGCCGTACACCGTCAGCTTCGTCAGCAGTACCCAACTGCAAATCACCGATGCGCTGGGTAACGACGTGACGGCCGAAGCCAGCCAGAACGGCGCGATCGTCAACACCACCGGCACCAACCAGTCGGTCAGTTTCCGTGGCGTCGACCTGAAGCTGAACATCAACCTGAAAGCGGGGGACACCAACCCGGACGCGGTCATTGCCGGGCACAGCTTCCAGCTGTCGACCCAGCCTGACTCGTTCACCACCGCGCGCAGCCCGGGTAACCCGTCTACTGCGGTGATTACCGGTTCGACCATCACCGACCAGTCGGCCTATACAAACGCCTTCCCGCAAGGCGGCGCGGTGCTCAAGTTCACCAGCGCCACGGCGTTCGATCTGTATGCGGCGCCAGTCACTGCGGACAGCAAGCCCGTGTCGTCCGGCACCGTGGCTGGCGGCAACGCGACCGCTGCGGGCGTGACTTTCGCGCTGGGCAACACTCCGGCCGCTGGCGATCAGTTCTCGATCCAGCCGAACAATCACCAGACCCAGAACGTGCTCGACACGCTGGGCCAGATGATTACGGCATTGAATACGCCGATCGACGGTGATGATGTTGCCAAGCAGAAGTTTCAGGGTGTCATGGAGTCGGGTCTCGGCAACATCGACGCCGCTACCAACCAGATTGGCGCTTCTGTCACCACCATTGGTGCCCGTGGCCAAGCGCTGGAAATGCAAACCGCGACTAACCTGAGCCTGAGTACGGCGAACACCACGACCCAAGGCTCGATCCGCGATTCCGATCCGGCCGAAGTCATGACCCGTCTGACCTTGCAGCAGACCATGCTGCAGGCCGCGCAACTGGCGTTCAGCAAGATCAGCCAGTTGGGACTGTTCAACAAGATCTGA
- a CDS encoding glycosyltransferase, translating to MKSLPLVSLVIPAFNPRFFERALRSAVGQGYGHLEIIVCDDSRGVEIENIVSTVGEETGVAVRYVRNPRTLGLVGNLKACLDQAQGEFIKFLCDDDLLYSACIEQQAHEMHRAEVSLVLAQRLLWDANDIILPARLENTSLSPVSGLFKGDDLLAIFEKFPVNVLGGFSNALFRRADVVELLPALTEEGSCFVASLDFALYICLLRRGNLAVSNNVLSAERLYPERLSAQQPMKDAMDVEREWLSQMLKARNGESAPAPGWVRYIPLAKADESPRIWEELPLSRTLGSRQSRQECGVGVDSLSFGELYAQWLECRVLTEGQRKLLPETIAGWSHQPRIVPIIIDGKGSRDGVERTLEALANQDYPAELVLVLSASCSEAELDGRVFRLPLQDDGLEQLNTLLPQLEGADWFYLLQPGDRPVATALLIMADRIAHSRSFTCLYSDEGSLRNGESAEPAFKPDFNLDLMRSYPYVGRALAFKRERVLALGGLAPDFAQLAPHDLLWRMVESDGTQVIGHIAEVLLESKFDLSQWLTDPGVLEQNPRVLDAHLQRLGIAYETRREGSELLNRVDYRHARRPLVSVIIVAQDQTAALQRCVETLLEKTAYTAYEILLVDSGSESAEAQAWLDGMGQLGGERIRVLRYPQKNNLAAIHNFAVGQARGEYVVLLNAFAVITQADWLDELLNHAQRPEVGVVGAKLYDPDGGVLHAGLILGLQGPAGLPFFGQPMQSEGYMFRLQAVQDLSAVGGDCLMVRKSVFEEVAGLDEQDLKVAYNVVDLCLRVGREGYLVVWNPHARLAVGARPIIEATREDQQQHEREQDTFYQRWLPQIARDPAYNVNLALHGVGASNFSLEPGLLTGWTAFSKSQLPNVLSVPINASAIGHYRMSQPMIELVAANRVEGRICYGLPSIVEIERQAPDVIVLQGRYSEHAIDEIPPLKKYFSARRIFELDDYVIDVPHRNAHIRNMPSKQDMERMVRRAIGLCDRVVVSTQPLANALSDMHHDIRVVPNMLAKDLWSNLRSRRRTSKKPRVGWGGGTSHHGDLAVIADVVRELANEVDWVFFGMCPDDLRPYMHEFHGVIGLDVYPAKLASLNLDLALAPLEFHIFNDCKSNLRLLEYGACGYPVICTDTEAYRGYLPCTRIKTNTTDEWLQAIRMHLADPDASYRMGDELREVVLRDYVLRGDNLRYWENGWLAD from the coding sequence GTGAAGTCACTCCCTCTCGTCAGCCTTGTCATTCCCGCCTTCAATCCACGCTTTTTCGAGCGAGCTTTGCGTAGCGCTGTCGGCCAAGGTTATGGCCATCTGGAGATCATCGTTTGCGATGACAGTCGTGGCGTCGAGATCGAAAACATCGTCTCGACTGTCGGCGAGGAGACCGGCGTCGCCGTCCGTTATGTACGCAACCCGCGCACGTTGGGTCTGGTCGGCAACCTGAAAGCTTGCCTGGATCAGGCGCAGGGCGAGTTCATCAAGTTTCTGTGTGACGATGATTTGCTCTATTCCGCCTGTATCGAGCAGCAGGCGCACGAGATGCACCGTGCCGAGGTCAGCCTGGTGCTGGCGCAGCGACTGCTCTGGGACGCGAACGACATCATCCTGCCTGCGCGTCTGGAAAACACCTCGCTGTCGCCGGTCAGTGGCCTGTTCAAGGGCGACGATCTGCTGGCGATATTTGAAAAATTCCCGGTCAACGTTCTGGGCGGATTCAGCAACGCGCTGTTTCGCCGCGCGGACGTCGTCGAGCTGCTGCCGGCACTGACCGAGGAGGGCAGTTGCTTCGTCGCGTCCCTGGATTTCGCCTTGTATATCTGCCTGCTGCGACGCGGCAATCTGGCGGTGTCCAACAACGTGTTGAGCGCCGAGCGTCTTTATCCGGAGCGGCTGAGCGCGCAGCAACCGATGAAGGATGCGATGGACGTCGAGCGCGAGTGGCTTTCGCAAATGCTCAAGGCCCGCAACGGTGAGTCGGCACCTGCGCCAGGCTGGGTGCGTTATATCCCGCTGGCAAAGGCTGATGAGTCACCCAGGATTTGGGAAGAGCTGCCGTTGAGCCGTACCCTGGGCTCCAGGCAGAGCCGTCAGGAGTGTGGCGTCGGGGTAGACAGCCTGAGTTTCGGCGAACTCTACGCGCAATGGCTGGAATGCCGGGTGCTCACCGAAGGACAGCGCAAGTTGCTCCCGGAAACCATCGCCGGTTGGTCACACCAGCCACGGATCGTGCCGATCATCATCGACGGCAAAGGCAGTCGCGACGGTGTGGAACGCACGCTGGAGGCCCTCGCCAATCAGGATTACCCGGCGGAACTGGTGCTGGTCCTGTCCGCGTCCTGTTCCGAAGCGGAGCTGGATGGCCGCGTGTTTCGCCTGCCGCTACAAGACGACGGGCTGGAGCAGCTCAACACCTTGCTGCCGCAACTGGAAGGCGCCGACTGGTTCTACCTGCTGCAACCCGGTGATCGCCCGGTGGCCACGGCGTTGCTGATCATGGCTGACCGGATTGCCCATTCGCGGTCTTTCACATGCCTGTACAGCGACGAAGGCAGTCTGCGCAATGGCGAGTCGGCAGAACCTGCGTTCAAGCCGGACTTCAACCTCGACCTCATGCGCAGCTATCCCTACGTCGGGCGGGCTCTGGCGTTCAAGCGCGAGCGGGTTCTGGCGTTGGGAGGCCTTGCGCCTGACTTCGCACAACTGGCGCCTCACGATCTGCTGTGGCGCATGGTCGAGAGTGACGGCACTCAGGTGATCGGGCATATCGCTGAAGTGTTGCTCGAATCGAAATTCGATCTGTCCCAGTGGCTCACCGACCCGGGTGTCCTGGAGCAGAATCCGCGGGTGCTCGATGCGCATCTGCAGCGCCTGGGGATTGCCTACGAGACCCGACGCGAGGGCAGCGAGCTGCTCAATCGGGTCGATTATCGCCATGCCCGCCGCCCGTTGGTGTCGGTGATCATCGTCGCTCAGGATCAGACGGCTGCCTTGCAGCGGTGTGTCGAAACGCTGCTGGAAAAGACCGCTTACACCGCCTACGAAATTCTCTTGGTCGACAGCGGCAGCGAAAGCGCCGAGGCCCAGGCCTGGCTCGACGGTATGGGGCAGTTGGGCGGTGAGCGGATTCGGGTGTTGCGCTACCCGCAAAAGAACAACCTCGCTGCCATTCACAACTTTGCCGTTGGTCAGGCGCGCGGCGAGTATGTGGTGCTGCTCAATGCTTTTGCGGTGATCACTCAAGCCGACTGGCTCGACGAATTGCTCAATCATGCGCAGCGTCCCGAAGTCGGGGTGGTCGGCGCCAAGTTGTACGACCCGGACGGCGGTGTGCTGCATGCCGGCCTGATTCTCGGTTTGCAAGGGCCGGCCGGGCTGCCGTTCTTTGGTCAGCCGATGCAGTCGGAGGGCTATATGTTCCGGTTGCAGGCGGTGCAGGATCTGAGTGCCGTCGGCGGTGACTGCCTGATGGTGCGCAAGTCGGTCTTCGAGGAGGTAGCGGGGCTCGACGAACAGGACTTGAAGGTCGCGTACAACGTCGTGGATCTGTGCCTGCGTGTCGGCCGCGAAGGTTATCTGGTGGTGTGGAATCCGCATGCCAGGCTGGCTGTGGGCGCCCGCCCGATTATCGAGGCCACGCGCGAAGATCAGCAGCAGCATGAGCGCGAGCAGGATACGTTTTATCAGCGCTGGTTACCGCAGATCGCCCGCGATCCGGCATACAACGTCAACCTCGCCCTGCATGGCGTCGGTGCCAGCAACTTCAGCCTCGAACCGGGTCTGCTGACCGGCTGGACTGCATTTTCCAAGTCGCAGCTGCCCAATGTACTGTCGGTGCCGATCAATGCTTCTGCCATTGGTCATTACCGCATGAGCCAGCCGATGATCGAGCTGGTGGCGGCCAATCGGGTCGAAGGGCGCATCTGCTACGGCTTGCCGTCGATCGTTGAAATCGAGCGTCAGGCCCCCGACGTGATCGTGCTGCAAGGGCGCTACTCGGAGCACGCCATCGATGAAATCCCGCCACTGAAGAAGTACTTCAGTGCCCGGCGGATCTTCGAACTGGATGACTATGTGATTGATGTTCCCCATCGCAACGCGCACATCCGCAACATGCCGAGCAAGCAGGACATGGAGCGCATGGTACGCCGGGCGATCGGCCTGTGTGATCGAGTGGTCGTGTCGACTCAACCCTTGGCCAACGCGCTCTCGGACATGCACCACGACATTCGTGTGGTGCCGAACATGCTTGCCAAGGACCTCTGGAGCAACCTGCGCAGCCGCCGCCGCACCTCGAAGAAACCCCGTGTCGGCTGGGGCGGCGGCACCAGTCACCACGGTGATCTGGCGGTGATCGCGGATGTCGTGCGCGAACTGGCCAACGAAGTCGACTGGGTGTTTTTCGGCATGTGCCCGGATGACCTGCGGCCGTACATGCATGAATTCCATGGTGTGATCGGCCTGGACGTGTATCCGGCCAAACTGGCCAGCCTCAACCTGGATCTGGCCCTTGCACCGCTGGAGTTCCACATCTTCAACGACTGCAAGAGCAACCTGCGTCTGCTGGAGTACGGCGCCTGCGGCTACCCGGTGATCTGCACCGACACCGAGGCCTATCGCGGCTACCTGCCGTGCACGCGGATCAAGACCAACACCACCGATGAGTGGCTGCAGGCGATTCGCATGCACCTGGCCGATCCTGATGCCAGCTACCGCATGGGCGACGAGTTGCGTGAGGTGGTGCTGCGCGATTACGTGCTGCGTGGCGATAACCTGCGCTACTGGGAAAATGGCTGGCTGGCGGACTGA
- a CDS encoding DUF6124 family protein, with product MKKPTPNPPETNTDPTSPYVSIDSKKLNEAADRALDHYLKPTAHIMASTRVSEPMYLANPVYDTESLLANASETLGSVTEMLNNFAAVLDTSHRKTALGIAQIVMLTELAVNQALDNVQPEA from the coding sequence ATGAAAAAGCCAACACCCAATCCCCCCGAAACCAATACCGACCCAACCTCCCCCTACGTCTCCATCGACAGCAAAAAACTCAACGAAGCGGCCGACCGCGCCCTCGACCATTACCTGAAACCGACCGCCCACATCATGGCGTCCACCCGCGTATCTGAACCGATGTACCTCGCCAACCCGGTGTACGACACCGAATCCCTGCTGGCCAATGCCAGCGAAACCCTCGGCTCGGTCACAGAGATGCTCAACAACTTCGCCGCCGTGCTCGATACCTCACACCGCAAGACCGCGCTGGGCATAGCGCAAATCGTCATGCTGACTGAGTTGGCGGTGAATCAGGCGCTGGATAACGTTCAGCCGGAAGCGTAA
- the tssI gene encoding type VI secretion system tip protein TssI/VgrG has product MFRSANAAHFTLQIPSIRHDFQVLAFSGTEAISTLYGIHIELVSEHPDFDLESLLSQPAFLQFGFNGEGIHGRIEDVLIGEAGKRLTRYHLTLVPALHYLQFSHDQRIFQRMTVPQIIAQVLNGHGIQADAFTFHVSTSAAREYCTQYAESDLEFIQRLCAEEGIAWHHQHSVDGHLLVFTDDQVFLPKLGVTSYQQDSGMVAEHSVVSRFSARTSTRTSTVTRRDYDLKRPSLLIESHFTAEFTPALEDYRYPLLIENEKSGKQFARQALERHRADYELGEGQSDQANLRCGHLFELTDHPRKKCNDLWLLLSVSHDGRQPQVLEESVTSDANAADGFTQGYRNTFSVIPAEVVFRPQLPAPRRPLVSQTARVTGPANEEIYCDEYGRVKCQFFWDRAELNSERSSCWVRVSSSWAGENFGSVTIPRIGMEVVVTYLEGDPDNPLITGCVPNKVTSPPYALPEQKTRTVLRSHSSPHTGGYNELMIEDRAGQEKIYLRAERDVEQLILNDSRSQIRRDRFEQVDNHSTSLIKADEHHTTDGTRNTVIGSDDVLNISGNSSTTADGTLVIQAGPHARVTASQVVIDAGTSLTLTAGGHHLVINAGGIFSSVAIVEGGAPVVGVAALSAIPSAEIALQAPVLLHSQRLALMAKRPICAVCEAAQQQRGEADA; this is encoded by the coding sequence ATGTTCCGGTCGGCCAATGCCGCGCATTTCACGTTGCAAATTCCCTCGATCCGTCACGACTTCCAGGTGCTGGCTTTCAGCGGCACCGAAGCGATCAGCACCCTCTACGGCATCCATATTGAACTGGTCAGCGAGCACCCGGACTTCGATCTGGAGAGCTTGCTCAGCCAACCGGCGTTTCTGCAATTTGGTTTCAATGGCGAAGGCATTCACGGGCGCATTGAAGACGTGCTGATTGGTGAGGCCGGTAAACGCCTGACGCGCTATCACCTGACGCTGGTGCCGGCACTGCACTATTTGCAGTTCAGCCACGATCAGCGGATTTTTCAACGCATGACCGTGCCGCAGATCATCGCCCAAGTGCTCAACGGTCATGGCATTCAGGCCGATGCGTTTACCTTCCACGTCAGCACCAGCGCCGCTCGCGAATACTGCACGCAGTACGCGGAATCTGACCTGGAATTCATACAAAGGTTATGCGCCGAGGAGGGCATTGCCTGGCACCACCAGCACTCGGTGGATGGGCATCTATTGGTGTTCACCGATGATCAGGTGTTCCTGCCCAAACTTGGCGTTACGTCGTATCAGCAAGATTCCGGCATGGTCGCCGAGCATTCGGTGGTCAGCCGTTTCAGCGCGCGAACCAGCACCCGTACCAGCACGGTCACTCGCCGCGACTATGACCTGAAACGCCCAAGTCTGTTGATTGAAAGCCACTTCACCGCCGAGTTCACTCCGGCGCTGGAGGACTACCGTTATCCGCTGTTGATCGAGAACGAAAAGTCCGGCAAGCAATTCGCCCGACAGGCGCTCGAACGGCATCGCGCCGACTATGAGTTGGGTGAAGGTCAAAGCGATCAGGCGAACCTGCGCTGCGGCCACTTGTTCGAGCTCACCGACCATCCGCGAAAAAAGTGCAACGACCTGTGGCTGTTACTCAGCGTTTCTCATGATGGCCGCCAGCCACAAGTGCTCGAAGAATCCGTCACCAGCGACGCCAACGCGGCTGACGGTTTCACTCAGGGCTATCGCAATACTTTCAGCGTGATTCCCGCCGAGGTGGTGTTTCGCCCACAGTTGCCAGCACCGCGTCGTCCTCTGGTTTCCCAGACTGCACGTGTGACCGGCCCCGCTAACGAAGAGATCTACTGTGACGAATATGGCCGCGTGAAGTGCCAGTTTTTCTGGGACCGCGCCGAACTCAACAGCGAGCGCAGCAGTTGCTGGGTCCGGGTTTCATCGAGCTGGGCCGGGGAAAATTTTGGTTCGGTGACCATTCCGCGCATCGGTATGGAAGTCGTGGTGACCTATCTCGAAGGCGACCCGGACAATCCGCTGATCACCGGCTGTGTGCCCAACAAGGTTACGTCGCCACCCTACGCCTTGCCCGAGCAAAAGACCCGAACCGTGCTGCGCAGCCACAGTTCACCGCATACCGGCGGCTACAACGAACTGATGATCGAAGACCGCGCCGGTCAGGAAAAAATCTACCTGCGCGCCGAACGCGATGTCGAACAACTGATCCTCAACGACAGCCGCAGCCAGATCCGTCGTGACCGTTTCGAGCAAGTCGACAACCACAGCACCAGCCTGATCAAGGCTGACGAACACCACACCACCGACGGGACGCGCAACACTGTCATCGGCAGTGATGACGTGCTCAACATCAGCGGCAACAGCAGCACCACAGCGGATGGAACGCTGGTGATTCAGGCCGGGCCGCATGCCCGCGTTACCGCCAGCCAAGTGGTGATCGATGCCGGTACGAGCCTGACGCTGACGGCGGGCGGCCATCACCTCGTGATCAATGCGGGCGGGATATTCAGCAGTGTCGCCATCGTCGAGGGTGGCGCGCCAGTGGTCGGAGTGGCGGCGTTATCTGCTATCCCATCAGCCGAGATCGCCCTTCAAGCCCCCGTTTTACTTCACTCGCAGCGTCTGGCCCTGATGGCCAAGAGGCCGATCTGCGCTGTTTGCGAAGCCGCTCAACAACAGCGCGGAGAAGCCGATGCTTGA
- a CDS encoding DUF4123 domain-containing protein, translating to MLEFPSLPDDLPWSVPAYLLLDGVSVTNLPQCLRRWDNPVYCLYQGTRWQELADISPYLITLKGADDPLLTYFQENAALEWGFLLFSEADAPTLCQHWRRLLTVKHPSSVEVMLRIADPAVMHSLLDLAQQANSARWFGLVQHLCLPDGLQAIWQQHQRAEAAAPDTTDIYQLTEQELTALGEAQFHQSVLSLNNHLQRYFPGLMASCSARERLRFAEKTAQQAYQQGFTSEQEITLYANVFGYLAGQPLESHPDIVELLTVPSQQSPMSRVRRAADLAHERSIQQPRDLP from the coding sequence ATGCTTGAATTTCCTTCCTTACCCGATGATCTGCCATGGTCGGTGCCGGCTTACTTGCTGCTGGATGGGGTCAGTGTCACCAACCTGCCGCAATGCCTGCGCCGCTGGGACAACCCGGTTTATTGCCTCTACCAAGGCACGCGCTGGCAGGAACTGGCAGATATCTCGCCGTACTTGATCACGCTCAAAGGCGCAGACGATCCGCTGCTGACGTACTTTCAGGAAAACGCCGCGCTGGAATGGGGCTTTTTGCTGTTCAGCGAGGCCGATGCGCCAACGCTCTGCCAACACTGGCGTCGCCTGCTCACCGTCAAGCACCCGAGTTCGGTGGAGGTCATGCTGCGCATCGCCGATCCAGCGGTCATGCATTCATTGCTCGACCTTGCGCAACAAGCCAACAGCGCACGCTGGTTTGGCCTCGTCCAGCACCTGTGCCTGCCCGATGGGCTTCAGGCCATCTGGCAACAGCATCAACGTGCGGAGGCTGCTGCGCCCGACACCACCGACATCTATCAGTTGACCGAACAGGAACTCACCGCTCTGGGAGAGGCGCAGTTCCATCAGTCGGTACTCAGCCTCAACAATCACTTGCAGCGATATTTCCCCGGACTCATGGCGTCCTGTTCAGCCCGGGAACGCCTTCGATTTGCCGAGAAAACAGCACAGCAGGCCTATCAACAGGGCTTCACCTCTGAACAGGAAATCACGCTCTACGCCAATGTATTTGGCTATCTGGCCGGGCAACCATTGGAGAGCCACCCGGACATTGTCGAGCTGCTGACAGTGCCGTCGCAGCAATCCCCGATGAGCCGCGTGCGACGCGCCGCCGATCTGGCGCATGAACGATCGATCCAACAGCCGAGAGACTTGCCATGA